From Planococcus halocryophilus, the proteins below share one genomic window:
- the gatA gene encoding Asp-tRNA(Asn)/Glu-tRNA(Gln) amidotransferase subunit GatA, with the protein MSFVEKTAAQLQEMIHTKETTIAKMTEKAFDRIEALEPKVDAFLALNKERATQLAAEMDQVPFAERGPLFGLPIGVKDNIVTEGLETTASSRILEGFNPIYNATVVDKLREAGMVTVGKLNMDEFAMGSSNENSYYKKTKNPWNLETVPGGSSGGSAAAVAAGEVPFSLGSDTGGSIRQPAAFCGVVGMKPTYGRVSRFGLIAYASSLDQIGPITRTVKDNALLLNAISGYDDKDSTSANVEVPDFTAALTGDITGLRIGVPKEYFAEGVGEAAKQAVLDALKVLEERGAICEEISLPHSKYALATYYILASSEASSNLSRFDGIRYGYRTEKAGSLLEFYMNTRSEGFGDEVKRRIMLGTYALSSGYYDAYYKKAQKVRTLIKKDFDDAFEKYDVIVGPTTPTPAFKIGEIIDDPLTMYANDILTIPVNLAGVPAISIPCGFENGLPLGLQIIGKHFDEETVYRVADVYEQATDFHKKTPQTWEGAAQ; encoded by the coding sequence ATGTCATTTGTAGAAAAAACAGCTGCACAATTACAGGAAATGATACATACAAAAGAAACGACAATTGCGAAAATGACTGAAAAAGCATTTGATCGCATTGAAGCTCTTGAGCCGAAAGTAGATGCATTTCTTGCGTTGAACAAAGAACGTGCGACACAACTTGCAGCAGAAATGGATCAAGTGCCTTTTGCTGAACGCGGACCATTATTTGGTTTACCAATCGGAGTAAAAGACAATATCGTAACAGAAGGACTAGAAACAACGGCTTCAAGTCGTATTTTAGAAGGATTTAACCCTATCTATAATGCAACTGTTGTGGATAAGTTGAGAGAAGCTGGAATGGTAACCGTCGGTAAATTGAACATGGATGAATTCGCAATGGGTTCTTCTAACGAAAACTCGTATTACAAAAAAACGAAAAATCCATGGAATCTTGAAACTGTTCCAGGCGGCTCTTCTGGTGGCTCTGCTGCTGCAGTTGCAGCTGGAGAAGTTCCATTCTCACTAGGCTCGGATACGGGTGGTTCGATACGTCAGCCTGCTGCTTTTTGTGGTGTTGTGGGGATGAAGCCAACTTACGGACGAGTTTCTCGCTTTGGGTTGATCGCTTATGCCTCTTCATTAGATCAAATTGGTCCAATTACAAGAACAGTAAAAGACAATGCGTTGTTATTAAATGCGATTTCTGGATATGACGACAAAGATTCAACGTCTGCAAATGTGGAAGTCCCAGATTTCACAGCGGCATTGACGGGTGATATTACAGGTCTTCGCATCGGTGTTCCAAAAGAATATTTTGCTGAAGGTGTTGGCGAAGCCGCAAAACAAGCTGTTCTTGACGCATTGAAAGTGCTTGAAGAGCGGGGCGCAATATGTGAAGAAATTTCACTTCCGCATTCGAAATACGCATTAGCAACTTATTATATTTTGGCTTCTTCTGAAGCTTCATCTAACCTTTCACGCTTTGACGGTATTCGCTATGGTTACCGCACAGAAAAAGCAGGAAGTCTTCTTGAGTTTTACATGAATACGCGCTCTGAAGGATTTGGCGATGAAGTAAAACGCCGCATCATGCTTGGAACGTATGCACTAAGCTCAGGTTATTACGATGCTTATTACAAAAAAGCGCAAAAAGTTCGTACATTGATCAAAAAAGATTTTGACGATGCATTTGAAAAATACGATGTTATTGTCGGTCCAACAACGCCAACACCAGCATTTAAAATTGGTGAAATCATTGATGATCCACTAACAATGTATGCAAATGATATTTTAACAATTCCAGTCAACCTAGCAGGTGTACCAGCTATTTCAATTCCTTGTGGATTTGAAAACGGCCTACCACTAGGTTTGCAAATTATCGGGAAACATTTCGACGAAGAAACGGTTTATCGTGTTGCAGATGTTTATGAACAAGCAACAGATTTCCATAAAAAAACTCCTCAAACATGGGAGGGAGCAGCACAATGA
- the gatB gene encoding Asp-tRNA(Asn)/Glu-tRNA(Gln) amidotransferase subunit GatB has protein sequence MNFETIIGLEVHVELKTESKMFSPAPAHFGAEPNTNTNVIDLGYPGVLPVVNKTAVDWAMRAALALNCEITRHTKFDRKNYFYPDNPKAYQISQFDQPIGEHGWIEIEVKGEKKRIGITRLHMEEDAGKLTHTGNGHSLVDFNRQGTPLIEIVSEPDIRTADEAYAYLEKIKAIIQYTGVSDVRMEEGSLRCDANISLRPFGQEQFGTKTELKNLNSFNFVRKGIEHEQVRQEQVLLSGGIIEQETRRYDESTGKTLLMRIKEGSDDYRYFPEPDLVDIVIDDAWLERVRSEIPELPDARKARYVSELGLSSYDAMVLTLAKPISDFFEATVIAGADAKLASNWLMGEVSAYLNAEQKELSDTALTPEGLAGMIKLISDGTISSKIAKKVFKELIEKGGDANDIVKAKGLVQISDENTLREFVTAALDNNPQSIEDFKNGKDRAIGFLVGQIMKQTKGQANPPLLNKILLEEIAKR, from the coding sequence ATGAACTTTGAAACAATCATTGGACTTGAAGTCCACGTGGAATTAAAAACAGAATCGAAAATGTTTTCTCCAGCACCGGCTCACTTTGGTGCGGAACCGAATACCAATACGAACGTTATCGACCTCGGTTATCCAGGCGTTTTACCAGTAGTAAATAAAACGGCTGTGGACTGGGCGATGAGAGCGGCACTTGCATTAAACTGTGAAATTACGCGTCACACGAAATTTGACCGTAAAAACTACTTTTATCCAGATAACCCGAAAGCTTACCAAATTTCACAATTTGATCAGCCAATCGGTGAGCACGGTTGGATTGAAATCGAAGTAAAAGGTGAGAAAAAACGTATCGGAATCACGCGTCTTCATATGGAAGAAGATGCTGGGAAATTGACGCATACAGGAAATGGTCATTCATTGGTAGACTTTAACCGCCAAGGAACACCGTTAATCGAAATCGTGTCTGAACCAGATATTCGTACTGCTGATGAAGCTTACGCTTACCTTGAAAAAATCAAAGCAATCATTCAATATACTGGCGTTTCAGATGTTCGTATGGAAGAAGGATCGTTGCGTTGTGATGCGAACATTTCACTTCGTCCGTTTGGCCAAGAACAATTCGGTACAAAGACCGAATTGAAAAACTTAAACTCTTTCAACTTTGTTCGTAAAGGCATTGAGCACGAACAAGTTCGTCAAGAGCAAGTGTTATTGTCAGGTGGCATCATCGAGCAAGAAACACGTCGCTATGACGAATCAACAGGTAAAACATTGTTGATGCGTATTAAAGAAGGATCTGACGATTACCGTTACTTCCCAGAGCCAGATTTAGTCGACATTGTGATCGATGATGCTTGGCTTGAGCGTGTCCGTTCTGAAATTCCAGAATTGCCGGATGCAAGAAAAGCACGTTATGTATCAGAGCTTGGCTTGTCTTCGTATGATGCAATGGTGTTGACGTTAGCAAAACCAATTTCTGATTTCTTCGAAGCGACAGTAATAGCTGGTGCTGATGCGAAACTTGCTTCTAACTGGTTGATGGGCGAAGTTTCAGCTTATCTAAATGCTGAGCAAAAAGAGCTTTCAGATACTGCGTTAACTCCTGAAGGTTTGGCAGGCATGATCAAATTAATTTCAGACGGTACGATTTCGTCTAAAATCGCGAAGAAAGTCTTTAAAGAATTGATCGAAAAAGGCGGCGACGCGAACGATATCGTCAAAGCTAAAGGACTTGTTCAGATCTCTGATGAAAACACATTGCGTGAATTTGTCACAGCAGCTCTTGATAATAATCCACAATCGATTGAAGACTTTAAAAACGGTAAAGACCGTGCAATTGGTTTCCTTGTTGGGCAAATTATGAAGCAAACAAAAGGGCAGGCAAACCCGCCATTGCTTAATAAAATTCTTCTTGAAGAAATTGCAAAGCGATAA
- a CDS encoding thioredoxin family protein: MMTEQQYFEKGISLESYMAQMESNQQKSYSIYEKFELPKDPEFLALLKDKKPHVLVITEDWSGDAMMNNAILRKIADAADLDVHCIYRDDNLELMDRYLTNGERLIPKYIVLSEGGDVLGEWGPRAPKVQEFVDKKKSVLPEKEDPQYKLHVKTVTGEILDGFVYNDDFWHVVYEELRQVFQTALTSRE; encoded by the coding sequence ATGATGACGGAGCAGCAATACTTTGAAAAAGGCATTAGTTTAGAAAGTTATATGGCTCAAATGGAGTCAAATCAACAGAAATCTTATAGTATTTATGAAAAATTTGAGCTACCGAAAGATCCAGAATTCCTAGCTTTACTAAAAGATAAAAAGCCACATGTACTTGTAATCACTGAGGATTGGAGCGGCGATGCTATGATGAACAATGCAATTTTGCGGAAAATTGCAGATGCAGCTGATCTAGATGTACATTGCATATATCGTGATGATAACTTGGAATTGATGGATCGTTACTTAACGAACGGTGAACGATTAATTCCGAAATACATTGTGCTCTCTGAAGGTGGAGATGTTCTTGGGGAGTGGGGACCGAGAGCTCCAAAAGTGCAGGAGTTTGTAGATAAGAAGAAATCAGTTCTTCCTGAAAAAGAAGATCCGCAATACAAATTGCATGTGAAAACGGTAACTGGTGAAATTTTGGATGGTTTTGTTTATAACGATGATTTTTGGCATGTAGTGTATGAAGAGTTACGTCAAGTGTTCCAGACAGCCTTAACATCAAGAGAATGA
- a CDS encoding diacylglycerol kinase codes for MKRARIIYNPTSGRELFRKHLPEVLEKMEKAGYETSCHATTSEGDAIQAAAHAVEREFDLVVAVGGDGTLNEVVSGIAKFEKRPKVGLIPMGTTNDFARAVHIPRDITKAVDIILKGDSIPVDIGLMNDNRYFINIAGGGRLTELTYEVPSKLKTVLGQMAYYLKGIEMIPSIRSSRVRIEYDGQVFDDSAMMFLIGLTNSVGGFEKLAPDASINDGKFTLLILKELNMAEFIRVASLALRGEHLSDPHVIYAKASEIKVTTEERVLLNLDGEYGGLLPATFKNLANHIEIFVPIDSLNEKDRK; via the coding sequence ATGAAACGTGCACGTATAATTTATAATCCCACTTCTGGTCGCGAGTTATTTCGCAAGCACTTGCCAGAAGTTTTAGAGAAAATGGAGAAAGCGGGTTATGAAACTTCCTGCCACGCAACTACTTCTGAAGGTGATGCTATTCAAGCGGCTGCTCATGCGGTAGAGCGCGAGTTTGATTTAGTAGTAGCTGTTGGTGGAGACGGGACATTAAATGAAGTTGTTTCGGGAATCGCTAAGTTTGAGAAGCGTCCAAAAGTTGGTCTTATTCCAATGGGAACAACCAATGATTTTGCCCGTGCTGTTCATATCCCACGAGATATTACAAAAGCTGTGGACATTATTCTTAAAGGAGATTCTATTCCTGTAGATATTGGCTTGATGAATGACAATCGCTATTTTATCAATATTGCAGGAGGTGGCAGACTCACAGAGTTAACTTATGAAGTACCGAGTAAGTTAAAAACAGTCCTTGGTCAAATGGCTTATTACTTAAAAGGGATTGAGATGATACCTTCGATTCGATCTTCGCGTGTACGCATTGAATACGATGGACAAGTTTTTGATGATAGTGCGATGATGTTTTTAATCGGCTTAACCAATTCCGTCGGCGGATTTGAAAAACTTGCGCCAGATGCCAGTATTAATGATGGGAAGTTTACATTGTTAATTTTAAAAGAGCTTAATATGGCTGAATTTATCCGCGTTGCTTCTTTAGCGTTACGTGGTGAACATTTATCGGATCCTCATGTAATTTATGCTAAGGCAAGTGAAATTAAAGTAACAACAGAAGAGCGAGTGCTGTTGAATTTGGACGGAGAATACGGCGGTTTGTTACCAGCTACATTTAAAAACTTGGCTAATCATATTGAAATATTCGTTCCAATCGATTCGTTAAATGAAAAAGATCGCAAATAA
- a CDS encoding NUDIX hydrolase, with protein sequence MRTKRKVFAYITRGDEKNRELLVFEYKGEPEVGLQVPGGTIEDGELLIDALYREVKEETGLPREVLDFVGKIHKYTYYPDYQDKAYERNIFQFEYTGEPVEQFEYVIKSHGRDNGMTLLFRWESLNNLPQLAAEQDKAIELL encoded by the coding sequence ATGAGAACAAAACGGAAAGTATTTGCTTACATCACAAGAGGCGATGAAAAAAATCGTGAATTGCTTGTATTTGAATACAAAGGGGAACCAGAAGTTGGCCTACAAGTACCAGGTGGTACCATTGAAGACGGTGAACTGCTAATCGACGCATTATATAGAGAAGTAAAAGAAGAAACGGGTTTACCACGCGAGGTACTCGACTTTGTAGGGAAAATTCATAAGTACACGTACTACCCTGATTATCAGGATAAAGCGTACGAACGGAACATTTTTCAATTTGAATACACGGGTGAACCCGTTGAACAATTTGAATACGTGATCAAAAGTCATGGCCGCGACAATGGGATGACATTATTGTTCCGCTGGGAATCACTCAATAACTTACCACAACTTGCTGCAGAACAAGATAAAGCCATCGAGTTGCTTTAA
- a CDS encoding cytochrome ubiquinol oxidase subunit I translates to MEFQDPAFLSRILTLLTLSFHILYATIGVGVPLMIMIAQWVGIKKQDEHYILMARRWARGFVITVAVGVVTGTAIGLQLSLLWPNFMQLAGNVIALPLFMEVFAFFFEAIFLGIYLYTWDRFEDQRKHFLFLIPVALGAAASSVFITIVNAFMNQPQGFEILNGEMVNISPLLAMFSPAVPTKVAHVMATAFMTSAFVLASIAAVRLLRGSNHIYHKKALFLTMKLGLVFAIATALIGDFSGKYLAEYQPEKLAAAEWHFETEEEAGLILFGILDGEEAKYAIKIPYALSILAHSNPFTEVKGLNEFPEDERPPLWIHYLFDTMVMIGMWLAFFSFVYVVAVWRNWTFIRAKWFQWLLIAGGPLALIAIEAGWWFTEVGRQPWVLRGYMTVDQAATTSGQVDLMIILFAGLYLILGIGTAVVLTRMYKRNPVEIELAERENSKGGDKK, encoded by the coding sequence GTGGAATTTCAAGATCCAGCTTTTCTGAGTCGCATTTTAACGCTTTTAACTTTATCATTCCATATCCTTTACGCAACGATTGGTGTAGGGGTCCCGCTCATGATTATGATTGCTCAGTGGGTAGGGATTAAGAAACAAGATGAACATTATATTTTGATGGCCCGACGCTGGGCGAGAGGGTTTGTCATAACCGTCGCAGTAGGTGTTGTAACAGGAACCGCGATTGGTTTGCAGCTGTCACTATTATGGCCGAATTTCATGCAATTGGCAGGGAACGTAATCGCATTGCCATTGTTTATGGAAGTTTTCGCATTTTTCTTTGAAGCTATTTTTCTAGGGATTTATCTTTACACGTGGGATCGTTTTGAAGATCAGCGAAAGCATTTCTTATTCCTTATTCCGGTTGCACTAGGTGCAGCAGCATCATCGGTATTTATTACAATCGTCAATGCTTTTATGAACCAGCCACAAGGGTTTGAAATACTAAATGGCGAAATGGTTAATATTAGTCCTTTGCTGGCAATGTTTAGTCCAGCTGTACCCACGAAAGTAGCGCACGTAATGGCTACGGCATTTATGACTAGTGCTTTTGTGTTGGCCTCTATCGCAGCGGTTCGGTTGTTGCGTGGGTCGAATCATATTTACCATAAAAAAGCATTGTTCTTAACAATGAAACTAGGACTTGTATTCGCTATCGCGACAGCATTAATTGGGGACTTTTCTGGTAAGTATTTGGCTGAATACCAACCCGAAAAATTGGCAGCTGCAGAATGGCATTTTGAAACAGAAGAAGAGGCAGGTTTGATTCTTTTTGGGATTCTAGACGGAGAAGAAGCGAAATATGCAATTAAAATTCCGTATGCGTTAAGTATTCTAGCCCATAGCAATCCATTTACAGAAGTGAAGGGGCTTAATGAATTCCCAGAAGACGAAAGGCCACCACTATGGATCCATTATCTTTTCGATACGATGGTGATGATTGGTATGTGGCTAGCGTTCTTCTCCTTTGTGTATGTTGTAGCAGTATGGCGCAATTGGACGTTTATTCGCGCGAAATGGTTCCAGTGGCTACTCATTGCTGGAGGGCCATTAGCGCTTATCGCAATTGAAGCAGGATGGTGGTTTACAGAAGTAGGACGCCAGCCTTGGGTGCTACGAGGATACATGACAGTCGATCAAGCAGCGACAACAAGTGGTCAAGTTGATTTAATGATTATCTTGTTTGCAGGCTTGTATCTAATTTTAGGTATTGGTACTGCTGTTGTCTTGACGAGAATGTACAAACGCAACCCAGTTGAAATAGAATTAGCAGAAAGAGAAAATAGCAAAGGCGGTGACAAGAAATGA
- a CDS encoding cytochrome d ubiquinol oxidase subunit II — MTLEIIGISVLWLFLFLYVIVASIDFGAGFFNAYSSFVGKQHILTGVIQRYLSPVWEVTNVFFVFFFVGVIGFFPQTAFYYGTTLLVPASIALILLAIRGSYYAFATYGAKINHRGYIYMYGLSGLLLPAALSPVLAMSEGGFIQLDNGQPYLDYWALFSSPLMWSIVVLSLTAVLYISAVFLTWYSSKAGDAKATDLMRKYALVWAAPAMVTAAGIIYELRGHNPEHYTRILDLWWVFAVSFLLFAGTVYLIWKKRHYGWAFILLVGQFFTAFFAYGASHYPYLLYPYLTIYDSFTNEAMAIALIIAFIAGLFLLLPSLYLLFRLFLFDKDYVEGKSDYHA; from the coding sequence ATGACTTTAGAAATTATCGGAATTTCTGTACTGTGGTTGTTTCTATTTCTGTATGTCATAGTGGCGTCAATTGATTTTGGCGCTGGTTTCTTTAACGCCTATAGTTCTTTTGTTGGTAAGCAACATATTCTAACTGGAGTAATCCAGCGATACTTGTCGCCGGTCTGGGAAGTGACCAATGTGTTTTTTGTGTTCTTCTTTGTCGGAGTCATCGGGTTTTTCCCGCAGACCGCTTTTTACTACGGAACAACTTTATTAGTACCGGCGAGTATTGCGTTAATTTTGTTGGCGATTCGCGGTTCCTATTACGCGTTTGCAACTTACGGAGCTAAAATCAATCACCGAGGCTATATTTATATGTATGGTTTATCTGGATTGTTGCTTCCGGCTGCTTTGTCACCCGTATTGGCAATGTCTGAAGGCGGTTTTATCCAACTAGACAATGGACAACCTTATTTAGATTACTGGGCATTGTTCTCAAGTCCGTTAATGTGGAGTATTGTCGTATTGAGTCTAACAGCAGTGCTTTATATTTCAGCAGTATTTTTAACGTGGTATTCTTCAAAAGCTGGAGATGCTAAAGCAACTGATTTAATGCGCAAATATGCGCTTGTTTGGGCAGCGCCAGCAATGGTTACGGCAGCCGGTATTATATACGAATTGCGCGGTCATAATCCGGAACATTATACGCGTATTCTTGATTTGTGGTGGGTGTTCGCTGTATCGTTCTTATTATTTGCTGGAACGGTTTATCTAATTTGGAAAAAACGTCATTACGGCTGGGCTTTCATTTTATTGGTGGGGCAGTTCTTCACGGCATTCTTCGCGTATGGAGCTTCACATTACCCATATTTGCTTTATCCGTATTTAACGATTTACGATAGCTTTACAAATGAGGCCATGGCAATTGCATTGATCATTGCCTTTATTGCAGGGTTGTTCCTGTTATTGCCATCGCTATATTTATTGTTCCGTCTATTCTTGTTTGATAAGGATTATGTCGAAGGTAAATCGGATTATCACGCATAA
- the cydS gene encoding cytochrome bd oxidase small subunit CydS produces MQDFMIFYAPFLVLIGAIIFGFWFSLKDGPITKDRE; encoded by the coding sequence ATGCAAGATTTCATGATATTTTATGCACCTTTTCTGGTGTTAATAGGAGCGATTATTTTTGGTTTTTGGTTTTCGTTAAAAGACGGTCCGATTACAAAGGACCGGGAGTAA
- the rlmD gene encoding 23S rRNA (uracil(1939)-C(5))-methyltransferase RlmD, which yields MKPVNKNDRITVHVEDLTHDGAGVAKVDGYPLFVPGALPGEDVVVHVLKTLKSYGFAKLIEIQQASPFRVTAPCPVFDTCGGCQIQHLSYEGQMTFKQKLVRDAITRIGKLPDVPVHPVKGMEDPWRYRNKSQIPFGTQNGKVVAGFYQPRSHDIADTDTCLIQTPEADAIMVALKKNLIDMGIEPYEEATHRGMLRHVVVRKARATGEIMVVLVTKKKKFPQAQRAIELIQATVPEVTSIVQNINPEKTNVIFGDETLTLWGKDVIEDRIGDVRFEISARSFYQINPVQTEVLYGQALAYAQLTGEETVIDAYCGIGTISLFLAQRAKFVMGVEIVPQAIEDAKRNAELNGLTNTLFEAGPAEQVIPRWYKEGKKADVLVVDPPRKGCDEQLLHTILKQRPTRVVYVSCNPATLARDLRILEDGGYRTKEVQPVDMFPQSTHCEAVAWLELV from the coding sequence TTGAAACCAGTAAATAAAAATGACCGAATCACGGTTCATGTAGAAGATTTGACGCACGACGGAGCGGGTGTCGCAAAAGTTGACGGCTACCCACTATTTGTACCTGGCGCATTGCCTGGAGAAGATGTTGTGGTTCATGTGTTAAAAACGTTAAAATCATATGGCTTTGCAAAGCTTATTGAAATACAACAAGCTTCGCCTTTTCGTGTTACAGCTCCTTGTCCTGTTTTTGATACATGTGGAGGCTGTCAGATTCAGCACTTGTCCTACGAAGGGCAAATGACCTTTAAACAGAAATTGGTGCGCGATGCCATTACACGTATTGGTAAGTTGCCAGATGTACCTGTGCATCCAGTTAAAGGCATGGAAGATCCGTGGCGCTACCGCAATAAATCCCAAATTCCTTTTGGCACTCAAAATGGCAAAGTGGTTGCTGGATTTTATCAGCCACGTTCGCATGATATCGCAGACACCGATACGTGTTTAATTCAAACGCCTGAAGCAGATGCAATTATGGTCGCGTTAAAAAAGAACTTGATCGACATGGGCATTGAACCGTACGAAGAAGCAACACATCGCGGCATGCTTCGCCATGTTGTTGTTCGTAAGGCTCGAGCGACGGGAGAAATCATGGTTGTGTTAGTGACGAAGAAAAAGAAATTCCCTCAAGCACAACGTGCCATTGAATTAATTCAAGCAACTGTGCCAGAAGTGACTTCGATTGTCCAAAACATTAATCCTGAAAAGACCAACGTTATTTTTGGCGACGAAACCTTGACGCTTTGGGGCAAAGATGTGATTGAAGATCGAATTGGGGATGTTCGTTTTGAAATTTCAGCACGCTCGTTTTATCAAATTAACCCTGTACAAACAGAAGTGCTTTATGGCCAAGCGCTAGCGTATGCACAGTTAACGGGGGAGGAAACTGTCATCGATGCGTATTGTGGCATTGGAACCATCTCATTATTCCTTGCGCAACGAGCTAAATTTGTCATGGGAGTTGAAATTGTACCGCAAGCAATTGAAGATGCTAAGCGCAACGCTGAGTTAAATGGCTTAACGAATACGTTGTTTGAAGCAGGACCTGCTGAACAAGTGATTCCGCGCTGGTATAAAGAAGGAAAGAAGGCGGATGTCTTAGTCGTCGATCCACCGCGTAAAGGTTGTGACGAGCAGTTATTACACACAATACTAAAACAACGTCCAACACGCGTTGTTTACGTGTCATGTAACCCAGCAACACTCGCACGCGATTTACGCATACTAGAAGATGGCGGTTACCGTACGAAAGAAGTGCAACCTGTTGATATGTTCCCTCAGTCAACTCATTGTGAAGCAGTGGCATGGTTAGAATTGGTTTAA
- a CDS encoding SRPBCC family protein, giving the protein MKVLTQIDINSTKEKVWEVITDIENSGHVISGIINIEILNPAEGDLVGLKWRETRKMFGKETQEVMWITHSEKYHYYQTRAESHGAIYVFRLNMTEKSNDIVTLEMSFEGESINLMAKVMSGIFSIFMKKPMKKALEVDLEDIKKYCEAN; this is encoded by the coding sequence ATGAAAGTTTTGACACAAATAGACATTAACAGTACAAAAGAAAAAGTATGGGAAGTTATTACGGATATTGAAAACTCCGGCCATGTCATCAGCGGGATTATTAACATTGAAATTCTAAATCCAGCTGAAGGTGACCTTGTTGGATTAAAGTGGAGAGAAACTCGGAAAATGTTTGGAAAAGAAACGCAAGAAGTAATGTGGATCACTCATAGCGAGAAGTACCATTATTATCAAACAAGAGCTGAAAGTCACGGTGCCATTTATGTGTTTCGTTTAAATATGACTGAAAAAAGTAATGATATTGTCACTCTTGAAATGTCTTTTGAAGGTGAATCTATAAATTTAATGGCTAAAGTTATGAGCGGTATTTTCAGTATTTTTATGAAGAAACCAATGAAAAAAGCACTCGAAGTAGATCTTGAAGATATAAAAAAATATTGCGAAGCAAATTAA
- a CDS encoding Fur-regulated basic protein FbpA, with product MNMEQIPESKFTDKRDTIIQGLVDQNVFKINGRQLYETSLYELMKTYTETDQAG from the coding sequence ATGAACATGGAACAAATACCCGAGTCAAAATTCACTGATAAACGTGACACTATCATTCAAGGGTTGGTCGACCAAAATGTTTTTAAAATTAATGGCAGACAATTATATGAAACTTCACTTTATGAATTAATGAAAACTTATACAGAAACAGACCAAGCCGGCTAA
- a CDS encoding TetR/AcrR family transcriptional regulator, whose amino-acid sequence MNPKKQQILTAAYELFINRGYNPTSIQDILDEAGVSKGTFYNYFGSKSECLMAIMESIGSEIRQQRLAAAVGFPTNDPDVLAQQLYIRIKLNLEKNLFALYESIFYSQDPELKAFSVKQYTLEMEWISSRIIDVFGKEAAPYALENAAFVHGYVQQLIHLWRLSSKEELPAENLSTFVIRRLQATVTLQIAAKDSFLGELRLPSTTLAEAISVEELSTRFQAYAEKLKHHPSTQQLLLFLSTEIVADNPRKPLIESVLTTLANDKMIESELSILVEQLWKHVATMK is encoded by the coding sequence ATGAATCCTAAAAAACAACAAATATTAACCGCTGCTTATGAACTTTTCATTAATAGAGGCTATAATCCAACTTCTATTCAAGACATATTAGATGAAGCTGGAGTCTCTAAAGGAACTTTTTATAATTATTTCGGTTCTAAATCTGAATGTCTGATGGCGATTATGGAATCAATCGGTAGCGAAATTCGCCAGCAACGATTAGCGGCGGCGGTTGGATTTCCTACGAACGATCCTGATGTTTTAGCACAACAATTGTATATCCGCATTAAACTCAATCTTGAAAAAAATCTTTTTGCTCTTTACGAAAGTATCTTCTATTCACAAGACCCCGAACTCAAAGCCTTTTCGGTTAAACAATATACACTGGAAATGGAGTGGATTTCTTCGCGGATTATTGATGTTTTCGGCAAAGAAGCGGCTCCTTATGCTTTAGAAAATGCCGCTTTTGTTCACGGTTATGTTCAACAATTGATTCACTTATGGCGTCTTTCTTCTAAAGAAGAGTTACCCGCAGAAAATCTATCTACGTTTGTTATCCGTCGCTTGCAAGCAACTGTTACTCTTCAAATTGCAGCAAAAGATAGCTTTCTTGGAGAATTACGATTACCTTCAACGACATTAGCCGAGGCTATTAGTGTTGAAGAGCTTTCGACGCGGTTTCAAGCCTATGCTGAAAAGCTAAAACATCACCCAAGCACACAACAATTGCTTTTGTTTTTATCAACTGAAATTGTTGCAGACAACCCTAGAAAACCATTGATTGAAAGTGTCTTGACAACATTAGCAAATGACAAAATGATTGAATCTGAATTATCCATACTGGTTGAACAATTATGGAAGCATGTCGCAACTATGAAATAA